In the genome of Hymenobacter taeanensis, one region contains:
- a CDS encoding putative nucleotidyltransferase substrate binding domain-containing protein: MFTTKEYEELLQAYYYLMGMRLKKQARQISDDHTAPTNYLDPKQLTQVEQVTIKEIFKVISDFQLKIKVSFTKAL, from the coding sequence GTGTTCACCACGAAGGAGTACGAAGAACTGCTCCAGGCCTATTACTACCTCATGGGTATGCGCCTCAAAAAGCAAGCCCGCCAAATCAGCGACGACCACACGGCCCCCACTAATTACCTTGACCCCAAACAGCTCACGCAGGTAGAGCAAGTAACGATTAAGGAAATCTTCAAAGTCATCTCCGATTTTCAGCTGAAGATAAAAGTGAGCTTCACGAAAGCACTGTAG
- a CDS encoding dihydrofolate reductase family protein produces the protein MKKPHVICHMMSTVDGKILSANWKDEDITNTFSGYFEKYHDTFTSQAWMCGRITMERDFSGGVQPEPQTPPQPIARQPFIGDKEATSFAIAVDAHGKLGWDSNETGGDHIVEVLTEQVSDEYLYYLQQKKISYLFAGAKEIDFRLVLEQLAALFPIQTLMLEGGGHLNGSLLNAGLIDELSLLLLPLADGTPKSTTTFEVSEYLTKGPATRLQLTQVQQLDNDVVWLKYRFNH, from the coding sequence ATGAAAAAACCACATGTAATCTGCCACATGATGTCCACGGTAGACGGAAAGATTCTGTCTGCTAACTGGAAAGATGAAGACATCACCAACACTTTCTCCGGGTATTTCGAGAAGTACCACGATACTTTCACCAGCCAGGCCTGGATGTGCGGCCGTATCACCATGGAGCGGGATTTCTCGGGTGGCGTGCAGCCGGAGCCGCAAACGCCCCCGCAGCCCATTGCTCGGCAGCCATTTATTGGCGATAAAGAGGCTACCTCCTTCGCCATTGCCGTTGATGCTCACGGCAAGCTAGGATGGGACAGCAACGAAACCGGTGGCGACCATATCGTTGAAGTGCTCACGGAGCAAGTCAGTGATGAGTATCTTTACTACCTGCAGCAAAAGAAAATATCCTACCTGTTTGCCGGGGCGAAAGAAATTGATTTCAGGCTGGTACTAGAGCAGCTCGCTGCACTCTTCCCTATTCAAACACTTATGCTGGAAGGTGGTGGTCACCTGAATGGCTCGTTATTGAACGCCGGGCTTATTGATGAGCTGAGCTTGCTGCTGCTGCCCCTGGCCGATGGCACACCTAAATCAACGACAACCTTTGAAGTGAGTGAGTACCTCACGAAAGGACCCGCCACGCGGCTGCAGCTCACGCAGGTGCAGCAGCTTGATAATGATGTAGTGTGGTTGAAATACCGCTTCAATCACTAA
- the mutM gene encoding DNA-formamidopyrimidine glycosylase, with protein MPELPEVETYRRFIDELVVEQTIVAFEVKDAHVLAASEDLLRRGVVGSRVTGTRRLGKNCFLELSTGQVLVLHFGMTGDVGAYRDEPDAPRFTRVALHLDTGLRVAFVDPRKFGRIRLAESVEAYQKAKKLGPDALDITTEQLKAKLGHRKTLIKPLLLDQSITAGLGNWIVDEVLFQAKIHPERVANTLTDAEFEAMHAAIQLVLTTAIRHEATYRHFPASFLIHAREWDDSATPGSDKHLFCPRHPDTAIIKNYVGGRATYTCPVCQPAVK; from the coding sequence ATGCCCGAACTACCCGAAGTAGAAACCTACCGCCGTTTTATTGATGAACTGGTGGTGGAGCAAACCATTGTTGCCTTTGAAGTAAAGGACGCGCACGTGCTGGCCGCTAGCGAAGACTTACTCCGCCGAGGGGTAGTGGGGAGCCGGGTTACCGGCACGCGCCGTCTCGGCAAGAATTGCTTCCTGGAGCTAAGCACCGGCCAGGTATTGGTGCTGCACTTCGGAATGACCGGCGACGTGGGTGCCTACCGCGACGAGCCCGATGCCCCGCGCTTCACCCGCGTAGCCCTGCACCTCGACACCGGGCTACGCGTGGCCTTCGTGGACCCGCGCAAGTTTGGCCGCATCCGGCTGGCAGAAAGCGTAGAGGCCTACCAGAAAGCCAAGAAGCTGGGCCCCGATGCCCTCGACATTACCACCGAGCAGCTCAAGGCCAAGCTAGGCCACCGCAAAACGCTCATCAAGCCTTTGCTGCTCGACCAAAGCATCACGGCAGGCCTCGGCAACTGGATTGTGGATGAGGTGCTATTCCAAGCAAAAATTCATCCGGAGCGGGTTGCCAACACGCTCACTGATGCTGAGTTTGAAGCCATGCACGCGGCCATTCAACTGGTCTTGACTACAGCCATCAGGCACGAAGCCACCTACCGGCACTTCCCCGCCAGCTTCCTCATCCATGCCCGCGAGTGGGACGATTCCGCCACTCCTGGCTCCGATAAGCACCTGTTCTGCCCCCGGCACCCCGACACGGCCATTATCAAGAATTACGTAGGCGGCCGCGCCACTTACACCTGCCCGGTTTGCCAACCGGCGGTTAAGTAA
- a CDS encoding membrane-binding protein, which produces MKRFRLYRQIASLLMVLGLAVGSASAQSASGQRDVLREITDVVGLKPRFELQATSEVQNAAAVVYGGKRYLLYNPQFVGAVNRAGRTDWAGISILAHEMGHHLNGHTLKPGGSNPTDELEADEFSGFVLRKMGASMAQAQAAMAIVSDDEASPTHPGRSTRLTAIGEGWQRANQQIVASARIPAPSATPAVLANRTTAPVRTVATSASPVNILGKITFRNNPNIPFYLTNRLNVVKIDPEERTAQVVGRITRSESINYPYVLVDGQQRRLYISKNGASLITPAGRWPCSLILPNLYIHDLTYLPAFLGRQAVLLLYLA; this is translated from the coding sequence ATGAAACGATTCCGTTTATATCGCCAGATTGCGAGCTTACTGATGGTTCTGGGGCTGGCCGTTGGTTCAGCATCGGCCCAGTCGGCCAGCGGCCAGCGCGACGTGCTTCGCGAGATTACTGACGTGGTAGGTCTGAAGCCTCGCTTTGAGCTACAGGCTACTTCTGAAGTGCAGAATGCTGCTGCCGTGGTGTATGGCGGCAAGCGTTATCTCTTATATAACCCGCAATTTGTGGGGGCTGTAAACCGGGCTGGTCGTACTGACTGGGCAGGTATCAGCATTCTGGCCCACGAGATGGGCCATCACCTGAATGGGCACACCCTGAAGCCCGGCGGCTCTAACCCCACCGACGAGCTGGAAGCCGACGAGTTTTCAGGCTTTGTGCTGCGGAAGATGGGGGCTAGCATGGCTCAGGCCCAGGCAGCCATGGCCATTGTATCGGATGATGAGGCTTCTCCTACTCACCCCGGCCGTAGCACTCGCTTAACTGCAATTGGCGAAGGCTGGCAACGCGCCAACCAGCAGATTGTAGCCAGCGCCCGCATACCGGCTCCCTCTGCAACACCCGCAGTGCTGGCTAACCGCACCACCGCTCCCGTCCGGACCGTGGCTACTTCCGCCTCTCCGGTTAATATTCTCGGCAAGATTACTTTCCGTAACAACCCCAACATCCCGTTTTACCTCACCAACCGCCTGAACGTAGTAAAGATTGACCCCGAGGAGCGCACCGCCCAAGTGGTTGGCCGCATTACCCGCTCCGAGAGCATTAACTACCCTTACGTGTTGGTTGATGGCCAGCAGCGTCGCCTTTACATCAGCAAAAACGGGGCATCTTTGATAACTCCGGCCGGCAGGTGGCCATGCTCTCTGATCCTTCCTAATCTGTATATACATGACTTGACTTATCTGCCTGCTTTCCTCGGAAGGCAGGCAGTTTTGCTTTTATACCTGGCCTAG
- a CDS encoding PhzF family phenazine biosynthesis protein, translating into MASYPFLLVDAFTDVALGGNPCAVVLDADDLTTEQMQRLAREFNQSETAFVRRSEVTEFGVRYFTPAEEIPLAGHPTIATITALLHSGRLAPSANQPLTLHLELLEGPIRIDVLPPAAPSGLAQVIMTQRKPVFGQLHDPAVVLPLFGLTPDDVLPGAPVQTVSTGTPQLMVLLRDAATLRRAYLPAPAALDAYRASSDFFSPHLFCLEGATPAGQTFARHFCTPPDIAEDPVTGSATGGMAAYLWHYGHLPGPNFVAEQGHWLGRPGTVQVSVLGPPNAMEGVQIGGTGVVVVEGKLSL; encoded by the coding sequence ATGGCTTCTTATCCTTTCTTGTTGGTTGATGCTTTCACCGATGTAGCGCTGGGCGGCAACCCCTGTGCCGTAGTGCTAGACGCCGACGACCTCACCACGGAGCAGATGCAGCGCCTGGCCCGTGAGTTCAACCAGTCGGAAACTGCGTTTGTGCGCCGCTCCGAAGTAACCGAGTTTGGCGTGCGCTACTTTACGCCAGCCGAGGAAATCCCGCTGGCCGGCCATCCTACCATTGCTACCATCACGGCTTTGCTCCACTCAGGTCGGCTGGCTCCTTCGGCCAATCAGCCGCTCACGCTGCACTTGGAACTTCTGGAAGGCCCCATCCGCATTGATGTGCTGCCACCGGCCGCTCCGAGTGGCCTAGCGCAGGTCATCATGACCCAGCGCAAGCCCGTGTTTGGGCAACTACATGACCCCGCCGTGGTATTACCGCTCTTTGGGCTCACGCCTGATGACGTGCTGCCCGGCGCTCCGGTACAAACGGTAAGCACCGGCACGCCCCAGCTCATGGTACTGCTGCGCGATGCCGCCACGCTACGCCGCGCCTACCTCCCCGCCCCCGCCGCCCTAGACGCCTACCGCGCTAGTTCCGACTTCTTCAGCCCTCACCTGTTTTGCCTGGAGGGCGCCACCCCGGCTGGCCAGACATTTGCCCGCCACTTCTGCACCCCACCCGATATTGCCGAAGACCCCGTAACAGGCTCGGCCACCGGCGGAATGGCAGCGTATCTGTGGCATTACGGGCACTTACCGGGGCCAAACTTTGTAGCTGAACAGGGCCACTGGCTGGGCCGCCCCGGCACCGTGCAGGTATCGGTACTGGGCCCACCCAACGCCATGGAGGGCGTACAGATTGGCGGTACCGGCGTGGTGGTGGTGGAGGGCAAGTTGTCGCTCTAG
- a CDS encoding 3'-5' exonuclease, with product MREFLLFVDTETTGLPQRWDKPYTAERNWPHIAQLAWGVYTPEGELIKSENHYLRVPAGRMQASAVAIHGLTPEFLQEQGQEPREVLERLRQDLLTYQPLVVGHYLQLDFHVIGAGFHRAGLENPLVTLPTLCTMQLTHITPPRPGRRFLRLGELHEQLFHKPMVLQHDAWADAQATAHCYFEMQRQHLLTEELLQQQRPLVVPLPATPLRRWALLTAVLTAVIVVVLYLIYG from the coding sequence GTGAGAGAGTTCCTGCTGTTTGTTGATACCGAAACCACGGGCCTGCCCCAGCGCTGGGACAAGCCCTACACGGCGGAGCGCAACTGGCCCCACATTGCCCAGCTGGCCTGGGGCGTATACACGCCGGAAGGCGAGCTGATAAAATCCGAAAACCACTACCTGCGGGTGCCTGCCGGCCGGATGCAGGCTTCCGCGGTAGCCATTCACGGGCTCACGCCGGAGTTTCTGCAGGAGCAGGGCCAGGAGCCGCGCGAGGTGCTGGAGCGCCTGCGCCAGGACTTGCTGACGTATCAGCCGCTCGTTGTAGGCCACTATCTGCAGCTCGATTTCCATGTGATAGGAGCCGGGTTTCACCGCGCAGGCCTAGAAAATCCGTTGGTTACCTTGCCCACCCTCTGCACTATGCAACTCACGCATATCACCCCACCCAGGCCAGGTCGGCGCTTCCTGCGGTTAGGTGAGCTGCATGAGCAGTTGTTTCATAAGCCCATGGTGCTGCAGCATGATGCCTGGGCCGATGCGCAGGCCACGGCCCACTGCTACTTTGAGATGCAGCGCCAGCACCTGCTCACCGAGGAGCTACTGCAGCAGCAGCGCCCCTTAGTTGTGCCGCTCCCAGCGACGCCGCTAAGGCGCTGGGCGCTGCTAACTGCCGTGCTTACGGCTGTTATAGTGGTTGTACTTTACCTGATCTATGGATAA
- a CDS encoding ABC transporter ATP-binding protein, whose translation MKLLYGYLRNYWGLLALALLLAAINQVFSLLDPYIFRQIIDRHVVKAGATAFHNGFWAFLQSGAGLLILQAMGVAMVSRIAKNFQDYYTNVITQRLGAELYSDGLRHSLELPYQVFEDQRSGETLGKLQKVRTDVERLIQSFVNVLFISLVGIIFVTWYAVSVYWPIAVVYFLTIPLLGSLSLFLSKRIKVIQKTIVAETTALAGSTTESLRNIELIKSLGLAQQETQRLNATTRKILKLELKKVRYLRSLSFVQGTFVNLMRNLILLMLLFLVVQQKITVGEFFSFFIYSFAIFGPLQEMGTIINVYRETEASLANFQLILATPKEVKPAQPQVIKQIQTLTFDDVRFKHLTAATAALDGISFETKLGETVAFVGPSGSGKTTLVKLLVGLYPPASGQIRYNNIPGNKLDLDQLREQIGFVTQDTQLFAGTIRENLLFVAPNATDEECLRALHEAAADTLLARAPLGLDTVIGEGGVKVSGGEKQRLSIARALLRRPTLLVFDEATSALDSLTEEEISQTVRQLSGSRQHITILIAHRLSTILHADRIYVLERGHIAEQGRHDELLTKKGLYYAMWRQQIGERHQGEITPEQTLATI comes from the coding sequence ATGAAATTGCTCTACGGCTACCTGCGCAACTATTGGGGCCTGCTAGCCCTGGCCCTGCTGCTGGCCGCTATCAACCAGGTTTTCTCACTTCTTGATCCCTATATTTTCCGGCAGATCATTGACCGGCACGTGGTAAAGGCCGGTGCTACAGCCTTTCACAACGGTTTCTGGGCGTTTCTGCAGAGCGGAGCGGGGCTGCTCATTCTGCAGGCCATGGGCGTAGCTATGGTGTCGCGCATTGCCAAGAACTTTCAGGATTACTATACCAACGTCATCACGCAGCGCCTTGGAGCGGAGCTGTACTCTGATGGGCTGCGTCACTCCCTGGAGCTTCCTTACCAGGTATTTGAAGACCAGCGCTCCGGTGAAACGCTGGGCAAATTACAGAAGGTGCGTACCGATGTGGAGCGCCTTATCCAGAGCTTTGTAAACGTGCTGTTCATTTCGTTGGTGGGCATCATCTTCGTGACGTGGTATGCCGTTAGCGTGTACTGGCCTATTGCGGTGGTGTACTTTCTCACCATTCCGCTGCTGGGTTCGTTGAGCCTGTTTCTGAGTAAGCGCATTAAGGTAATTCAGAAAACCATTGTGGCTGAAACCACGGCCCTGGCAGGTTCTACCACCGAGAGCCTCCGCAATATTGAGCTTATCAAAAGCCTGGGCCTGGCCCAGCAGGAAACCCAGCGCCTGAACGCTACTACCCGCAAAATTCTGAAGCTGGAGCTTAAAAAGGTGCGTTACCTGCGCTCATTATCCTTCGTGCAGGGCACGTTTGTGAACCTGATGCGCAACCTTATTCTGCTGATGTTGCTATTCTTGGTGGTGCAGCAGAAAATCACCGTGGGTGAGTTCTTTTCGTTCTTTATTTACTCCTTCGCCATTTTTGGACCGTTGCAGGAGATGGGTACCATTATCAACGTGTACCGCGAAACGGAAGCTTCCCTGGCTAACTTCCAGCTGATTCTTGCAACGCCCAAGGAGGTGAAGCCTGCTCAGCCCCAGGTCATTAAACAGATTCAGACGCTCACGTTTGATGATGTGCGCTTCAAGCACCTCACCGCCGCCACCGCCGCCCTGGATGGTATTTCCTTCGAAACCAAATTAGGTGAAACCGTAGCCTTCGTGGGGCCCTCGGGCTCGGGCAAGACTACCCTGGTGAAATTGCTCGTAGGCCTCTACCCGCCCGCCAGCGGCCAGATCCGCTACAATAACATACCGGGCAATAAACTCGACCTGGACCAATTGCGCGAGCAAATTGGCTTCGTAACCCAGGATACGCAGCTCTTCGCGGGTACCATCAGAGAAAACTTGCTTTTTGTGGCCCCTAACGCCACCGATGAAGAGTGCCTACGGGCCCTGCACGAAGCCGCCGCCGATACGCTGCTGGCCCGCGCCCCACTGGGCCTGGATACCGTGATTGGCGAAGGCGGCGTAAAAGTATCGGGTGGTGAAAAACAGCGCCTCAGCATTGCCCGTGCCCTGCTGCGCCGGCCAACCCTCTTGGTGTTTGACGAGGCCACCTCTGCCCTTGACTCCCTGACGGAAGAAGAAATCAGCCAGACGGTGCGACAGTTATCGGGTTCCCGCCAGCACATTACCATCCTAATTGCCCACCGCCTGAGCACCATCTTGCACGCCGACCGTATTTACGTGCTGGAGCGCGGCCACATTGCCGAGCAAGGCCGTCACGACGAGCTACTGACTAAAAAAGGCCTCTATTATGCCATGTGGCGGCAGCAGATTGGTGAACGTCATCAGGGAGAAATTACGCCTGAGCAAACCCTGGCTACCATCTAG
- a CDS encoding MFS transporter — protein sequence MSAPITASSLPPASTSPFAPLRIPFFRMLWIASFVSNIGTWMQNVGAVGLMTELTPSPVLVALLQTASALPVFLLSLPAGALADLVDRRKMLLLTQTWMAATALVLAAVTLIGYTTPWLLLTLTFMLGLGGALNNPVWQTVTPELVPRAELPQAIALNSVSFNLARAFGPALGGLVIGYFSSGAAFLLNGISFVATIYMVWSWKRAPQPTSALAGERILAAIRGGIRYARFAPPVQNILVRGVSFTFGASALFALMPAVVAHRLQEPTSFYSLLLSCMGLGAVIGAVILPRLNRRLTINARVTLATIAFASGLAGLAFVAAHWVLYGLLTLVGLAWMLVLNSFSVGVQTVVPRWVQARTISLYLLTIQGGMALGSVVWGTVAERVGLAPTLAGATGWLLLSTLLVFRYSLLSGDTLDFTPARARLEPVLAMEPVPNDGPVIITTIYRVAPANQRAFLAIMEQLARIRRREGAIRVGTYADMADPTRLVEYFMVESWEEHAQQHERGVGQDEDTLKKQARQFHLGPEPPVVSHLLALHDTPSSVEPVMVPGSTRLVAGTAGEATA from the coding sequence ATGTCCGCGCCCATTACTGCATCCTCTCTGCCGCCTGCCAGCACCTCCCCGTTTGCCCCGCTACGCATTCCGTTTTTTAGGATGCTGTGGATTGCTTCCTTCGTCTCAAACATCGGGACGTGGATGCAGAACGTGGGCGCCGTGGGCCTGATGACCGAGCTGACACCCTCGCCCGTGCTGGTGGCCCTGCTCCAGACGGCTTCGGCGCTGCCCGTGTTTCTGCTGAGCCTGCCCGCCGGCGCCCTCGCCGACCTAGTCGACCGGCGCAAGATGCTGCTGCTCACCCAAACCTGGATGGCTGCTACGGCGCTGGTTTTGGCCGCGGTAACGCTGATAGGCTACACTACGCCCTGGCTCCTACTCACGCTTACGTTTATGCTGGGCCTGGGCGGGGCGCTCAACAACCCGGTGTGGCAAACCGTGACGCCGGAGCTGGTACCCCGCGCCGAGCTGCCCCAGGCCATTGCCCTGAACAGCGTGAGCTTTAACCTGGCCCGGGCCTTTGGGCCGGCGCTGGGAGGCCTGGTAATCGGTTACTTCTCCTCGGGGGCGGCTTTCCTGCTCAATGGAATTTCATTCGTGGCTACCATTTACATGGTGTGGAGTTGGAAGCGGGCCCCACAGCCTACCTCAGCGTTGGCGGGAGAGCGAATTTTAGCGGCTATTCGCGGCGGTATCCGGTATGCCCGGTTTGCGCCGCCCGTCCAGAACATTCTGGTGCGGGGCGTGAGCTTCACCTTTGGAGCCAGCGCCCTGTTTGCGTTGATGCCGGCGGTAGTAGCACACCGCCTGCAGGAGCCTACCTCCTTTTACTCTTTGCTCCTATCCTGCATGGGCCTGGGCGCCGTAATTGGTGCCGTGATACTGCCCCGTCTCAACCGGCGGCTAACTATAAATGCGCGCGTTACCCTGGCTACCATAGCGTTTGCCAGTGGCCTGGCGGGCCTGGCCTTTGTTGCTGCTCACTGGGTGCTGTATGGGTTGCTTACCCTAGTGGGCCTGGCCTGGATGCTGGTGCTGAACTCGTTTAGTGTAGGGGTACAAACTGTGGTGCCGCGCTGGGTGCAGGCCCGTACTATCAGCCTGTACCTGCTCACCATACAGGGCGGCATGGCCCTGGGCAGCGTGGTGTGGGGCACAGTGGCTGAGCGCGTAGGCCTGGCCCCTACTCTGGCTGGGGCCACTGGCTGGCTCCTGCTCAGCACCTTGCTGGTCTTCCGGTATTCGCTGCTTAGTGGTGATACTCTCGACTTCACCCCCGCTCGTGCCCGGCTGGAGCCGGTGCTGGCCATGGAGCCGGTGCCCAACGATGGGCCCGTCATCATCACCACCATTTACCGGGTGGCCCCCGCCAACCAGCGCGCTTTCCTGGCCATAATGGAGCAGCTGGCGCGCATCCGCCGCCGGGAAGGGGCTATTCGGGTGGGTACCTACGCCGACATGGCCGACCCCACGCGGCTGGTGGAATATTTCATGGTAGAATCGTGGGAGGAGCACGCCCAGCAGCATGAGCGCGGTGTAGGCCAGGATGAGGACACCCTCAAGAAGCAGGCCCGCCAGTTTCACTTAGGCCCCGAGCCGCCGGTAGTTTCTCACTTATTGGCCCTACATGACACCCCATCATCAGTGGAGCCGGTAATGGTACCGGGCAGCACCCGCCTGGTGGCTGGCACCGCCGGCGAGGCCACTGCCTGA
- a CDS encoding MaoC family dehydratase, which produces MSNLTIRSLAELQQYEGQELGVSEFYTIPQQQINQFADTTLDHQWIHVDAERAKTESPFQATIAHGYLTVSLLPYLWSQIVSIENLKMQVNYEIESLRFNQAVTVESAVRLRAKLLSVKDLRGIAKARIEVTLEIQDSKKPAYTGVITFLYHFSS; this is translated from the coding sequence ATGAGTAACCTCACCATCCGCAGCCTCGCCGAGCTTCAGCAGTACGAAGGGCAAGAATTAGGCGTCTCGGAGTTTTACACCATACCGCAGCAGCAAATCAATCAATTCGCCGATACTACGCTCGATCATCAGTGGATCCATGTAGACGCGGAACGCGCCAAAACGGAGTCGCCGTTTCAGGCCACCATTGCCCACGGCTACCTCACAGTATCGTTGCTGCCTTACTTGTGGTCACAGATTGTCTCCATTGAAAACCTGAAAATGCAGGTGAACTATGAGATTGAAAGTCTGCGGTTTAACCAGGCGGTTACGGTTGAGAGTGCAGTGCGGCTACGGGCCAAGCTGCTCTCGGTAAAAGACCTGCGGGGCATTGCCAAGGCCCGGATTGAGGTAACACTGGAAATACAGGATAGCAAAAAGCCGGCGTACACGGGCGTTATTACCTTCCTCTATCACTTCAGCAGCTAG
- a CDS encoding putative nucleotidyltransferase substrate binding domain-containing protein: MAKNPKWTHSLSHWKRNYHQWMSESNAETVMKFSTFFDCRYLYGEASIMEELREFLHEELQGPLDRFLFLMAKNALQYEPPLTFFRGFRTFTQGTQQVFDLKKTMSPIVDLVRVYALKKPDFRH; the protein is encoded by the coding sequence ATGGCCAAAAACCCCAAGTGGACACATTCTCTCTCGCACTGGAAGCGCAACTACCACCAGTGGATGAGCGAGTCGAACGCCGAAACCGTGATGAAGTTCTCCACCTTCTTCGACTGCCGCTACCTCTACGGGGAGGCCAGCATCATGGAAGAGCTGCGCGAGTTTCTGCACGAGGAGCTGCAGGGGCCGCTTGATCGGTTCCTGTTCCTAATGGCCAAAAACGCCCTGCAATATGAGCCGCCGCTCACGTTCTTCCGCGGCTTCCGCACGTTCACGCAAGGCACCCAGCAGGTGTTCGACCTGAAGAAAACCATGTCGCCGATTGTGGACCTAGTGCGGGTGTACGCCCTAAAAAAACCAGATTTTCGCCACTAA
- a CDS encoding DUF294 nucleotidyltransferase-like domain-containing protein codes for MDNRLAFLKTVEPFSLLPEEVLDGVVDLLQEVQYPKDALIYQQDVSKLRGLDIIVEGEYETFFYDSEQQKRLPEVYGPGTCYGGMSILLNKKRSLRTVLAHKGTKVLSLPRRDFRALCLAYEPFFHYFTARYGQRMLNEEYAHFVKPTPAPEQNFIAADQLYSRRLETLEARDVVSCPGTTPIYEAARRMASGKVSCLFVTDEASKIVGYVTDITLRDNVVARQLDAARPVSEVTDTPIVSIRRDAYVYEAILLMFQTKTRYLLVEQAGEYVGFLSRNKLLSDLAQSPFMFIQAVKLAQSTRELKRRWGMVPDMVNQLLSRGVKPEIVNQVITTVADTIALKVIEGVLAEQGPAPAKFVFIVLGSEGRKEQTLVTDQDNAIIYEDKANEQRELVREYFLRFATSVSDQLNDIGLHFCSGASWPKTPSGHILSRTGSATTTSG; via the coding sequence ATGGATAATCGCCTGGCCTTTCTCAAAACCGTAGAACCCTTCAGCCTGCTACCCGAAGAGGTATTGGATGGAGTTGTGGACCTGCTGCAGGAAGTGCAGTACCCCAAAGACGCGCTCATATACCAGCAGGACGTGTCGAAGCTGCGGGGGCTGGATATCATTGTGGAAGGGGAGTACGAGACGTTTTTCTACGACAGTGAGCAGCAAAAGCGTCTGCCTGAGGTGTATGGCCCCGGCACCTGCTACGGGGGCATGTCGATTCTGCTGAATAAGAAACGCTCCCTGCGCACCGTGTTGGCGCACAAGGGTACCAAGGTGCTCTCCCTGCCGCGCCGCGACTTCCGGGCGCTGTGCCTGGCCTACGAGCCCTTCTTTCACTACTTCACGGCCCGCTACGGGCAGCGCATGCTCAATGAGGAGTATGCCCACTTCGTGAAGCCCACGCCCGCCCCCGAGCAGAACTTTATTGCCGCCGACCAGCTCTACTCGCGGCGGCTGGAAACCCTAGAGGCCCGCGACGTTGTATCATGCCCCGGTACCACACCTATTTATGAGGCCGCCCGGCGCATGGCATCCGGCAAGGTCAGTTGCCTGTTCGTGACCGATGAAGCGAGCAAAATTGTGGGCTACGTAACTGATATTACCCTGCGCGACAACGTGGTAGCGCGCCAATTGGATGCCGCTAGGCCAGTCTCGGAGGTCACGGACACGCCCATCGTGTCCATTCGGCGCGATGCCTACGTGTATGAGGCCATCCTGCTGATGTTCCAGACCAAAACGCGCTATTTGCTGGTAGAGCAGGCAGGGGAGTACGTGGGCTTTCTGAGCCGCAACAAGCTGCTGAGTGATTTGGCCCAGTCGCCGTTTATGTTCATTCAGGCCGTGAAGCTGGCTCAGAGCACCCGCGAGCTGAAGCGCCGCTGGGGCATGGTGCCCGACATGGTAAACCAGCTCCTGAGCCGCGGCGTGAAGCCTGAAATCGTGAACCAGGTGATTACCACCGTGGCCGATACCATTGCTCTAAAAGTGATTGAAGGCGTGCTGGCCGAGCAGGGCCCGGCCCCAGCCAAGTTCGTGTTTATAGTGCTGGGCAGCGAAGGCCGCAAAGAGCAGACTCTGGTTACTGACCAGGATAACGCCATCATTTACGAGGACAAGGCCAACGAGCAGCGCGAGCTGGTGCGGGAGTACTTCCTGCGCTTCGCCACGTCGGTTTCCGACCAGCTCAACGACATTGGCCTACACTTCTGCTCGGGGGCTTCATGGCCAAAAACCCCAAGTGGACACATTCTCTCTCGCACTGGAAGCGCAACTACCACCAGTGGATGA